A single window of Sparus aurata chromosome 22, fSpaAur1.1, whole genome shotgun sequence DNA harbors:
- the taf1a gene encoding TATA box-binding protein-associated factor RNA polymerase I subunit A isoform X1 produces the protein MRPFEKKAAISAESLWLIMDDLEKELGPLDDLEDDNDSSDDHSSIGTKKSKLPLVNPICEETLKETGFHQSMRACLEQIRDAMLHHRWQEAAEYMPCYSQMLEDTSHSTAQQSKELFWRISTEILHHHPNSRLEDYNNIYERMKHSGVKHYLMICLEHSFYLMLNGHIEDAKHQLSVAESWRHGKESAAQYQRTKLIQAYRSLLDYIIWCDKKFTHSKTDYHDAGDNQDMHSYFRQASVNLKEILKNPGVWDPFILSYVEMLEFYEDHDEALKVLNDYAYDNTFPPNPNAHVYLYQYLKRHNTTDKKLMKALKVLHVLVPSHELMLEYSSLLLQSEKKSDLQKALGVILEMLDFACWRGNVDVWKRLKAIIQKLQLQEDWKDVVSEKMAARKDWWPALHFTRFHASQDSEENPELKEVKASLTKILCPDLTLKYSAGQKTIVD, from the exons aaaaaaaggcagctaTCTCAGCCGAGTCTCTTTGGCTGATAATGGATGACTTGGAAAAAGAGCTCGGGCCTCTCGACGACTTAGAGGATGACAATGATTCCTCAGATGACCACTCTTCAATAGgaacaaaaaagtcaaagcTCCCTCTGGTTAATCCCATTTGTGAAG AGACACTGAAGGAAACCGGGTTTCACCAGAGTATGCGAGCCTGTCTGGAGCAAATCAGAGACGCCATGCTGCATCATAGATGGCAAGAGGCAGCCGAGTACATGCCATGTTACTCACAAATGTTAGAGGACACGAGCCATAGCACAGCTCAGCAGTCTAAGGAG CTTTTTTGGAGAATCAGCACTGAGATCCTTCACCATCACCCAAACTCAAGGCTGGAAGACTACAACAACATCTATGAACGAATGAAACACTCCGGAGTTAAACATTACCTGATG ATCTGTCTGGAACATTCATTCTACCTAATGCTTAATGGCCACATCGAGGATGCAAAGCATCAGCTTTCTGTTGCTGAGAGTTGGAGGCATGGGAAGGAGTCAGCAGCTCAGTATCAGAGGACGAAACTGATCCAGGCCTACAGGAGTTTACTTGATTACATCATCTGGTGTGACAAAAAGTTCACACACTCCAAAACTG ATTATCATGACGCTGGTGACAACCAAGACATGCACAGCTACTTCAGACAGGCCTCCGTGAATCTAAAGGAGATTTTGAAAAATCCTGGCGTTTGGGATCCCTTCATACTGAGTTATGTTGAG ATGCTGGAGTTCTATGAGGATCACGATGAGGCTTTAAAAGTCCTGAATGACTACGCTTATGACAACACTTTCCCACCCAATCCCAACGCACATGTCTACCTGTACCAGTACTTAAAGCGGCACAATACTACAGACAAGAAACTGATGAAAGCACTGAAG GTCCTTCATGTGTTGGTCCCAAGCCATGAGCTGATGTTGGAGTACAGCTCTCTCCTTCTTCAGTCAG agaaaaaaagtgacCTTCAGAAAGCATTAGGAGTCATTCTGGAAATGCTGGACTTTGCCTGCTGGAGAGGCAACGTGGATGTATGGAAGAGATTAAAAGCCATTATTCAGAAATTACAATTACA AGAGGACTGGAAGGATGTTGTCTCTGAAAAAATGGCTGCTAGAAAAGACTGGTGGCCTGCGCTGCACTTCACAAGATTCCACGCCAGTCAAGACTCTGAGGAGAACCCGGAGCTCAAGGAGGTGAAGGCATCACTGACAAAAATCCTTTGCCCAG ACCTCACACTGAAGTACTCAGCTGGACAGAAAACCATTGTAGATTGA
- the taf1a gene encoding TATA box-binding protein-associated factor RNA polymerase I subunit A isoform X3, giving the protein MRPFEKKAAISAESLWLIMDDLEKELGPLDDLEDDNDSSDDHSSIGTKKSKLPLVNPICEETLKETGFHQSMRACLEQIRDAMLHHRWQEAAEYMPCYSQMLEDTSHSTAQQSKELFWRISTEILHHHPNSRLEDYNNIYERMKHSGVKHYLMICLEHSFYLMLNGHIEDAKHQLSVAESWRHGKESAAQYQRTKLIQAYRSLLDYIIWCDKKFTHSKTDYHDAGDNQDMHSYFRQASVNLKEILKNPGVWDPFILSYVEMLEFYEDHDEALKVLNDYAYDNTFPPNPNAHVYLYQYLKRHNTTDKKLMKALKVLHVLVPSHELMLEYSSLLLQSEKKSDLQKALGVILEMLDFACWRGNVDVWKRLKAIIQKLQLQEDWKDVVSEKMAHLLLFFYTFVY; this is encoded by the exons aaaaaaaggcagctaTCTCAGCCGAGTCTCTTTGGCTGATAATGGATGACTTGGAAAAAGAGCTCGGGCCTCTCGACGACTTAGAGGATGACAATGATTCCTCAGATGACCACTCTTCAATAGgaacaaaaaagtcaaagcTCCCTCTGGTTAATCCCATTTGTGAAG AGACACTGAAGGAAACCGGGTTTCACCAGAGTATGCGAGCCTGTCTGGAGCAAATCAGAGACGCCATGCTGCATCATAGATGGCAAGAGGCAGCCGAGTACATGCCATGTTACTCACAAATGTTAGAGGACACGAGCCATAGCACAGCTCAGCAGTCTAAGGAG CTTTTTTGGAGAATCAGCACTGAGATCCTTCACCATCACCCAAACTCAAGGCTGGAAGACTACAACAACATCTATGAACGAATGAAACACTCCGGAGTTAAACATTACCTGATG ATCTGTCTGGAACATTCATTCTACCTAATGCTTAATGGCCACATCGAGGATGCAAAGCATCAGCTTTCTGTTGCTGAGAGTTGGAGGCATGGGAAGGAGTCAGCAGCTCAGTATCAGAGGACGAAACTGATCCAGGCCTACAGGAGTTTACTTGATTACATCATCTGGTGTGACAAAAAGTTCACACACTCCAAAACTG ATTATCATGACGCTGGTGACAACCAAGACATGCACAGCTACTTCAGACAGGCCTCCGTGAATCTAAAGGAGATTTTGAAAAATCCTGGCGTTTGGGATCCCTTCATACTGAGTTATGTTGAG ATGCTGGAGTTCTATGAGGATCACGATGAGGCTTTAAAAGTCCTGAATGACTACGCTTATGACAACACTTTCCCACCCAATCCCAACGCACATGTCTACCTGTACCAGTACTTAAAGCGGCACAATACTACAGACAAGAAACTGATGAAAGCACTGAAG GTCCTTCATGTGTTGGTCCCAAGCCATGAGCTGATGTTGGAGTACAGCTCTCTCCTTCTTCAGTCAG agaaaaaaagtgacCTTCAGAAAGCATTAGGAGTCATTCTGGAAATGCTGGACTTTGCCTGCTGGAGAGGCAACGTGGATGTATGGAAGAGATTAAAAGCCATTATTCAGAAATTACAATTACA AGAGGACTGGAAGGATGTTGTCTCTGAAAAAATGGCtcatttattgttgtttttctataCATTTGTGTATTAA
- the taf1a gene encoding TATA box-binding protein-associated factor RNA polymerase I subunit A isoform X2, with product MDDLEKELGPLDDLEDDNDSSDDHSSIGTKKSKLPLVNPICEETLKETGFHQSMRACLEQIRDAMLHHRWQEAAEYMPCYSQMLEDTSHSTAQQSKELFWRISTEILHHHPNSRLEDYNNIYERMKHSGVKHYLMICLEHSFYLMLNGHIEDAKHQLSVAESWRHGKESAAQYQRTKLIQAYRSLLDYIIWCDKKFTHSKTDYHDAGDNQDMHSYFRQASVNLKEILKNPGVWDPFILSYVEMLEFYEDHDEALKVLNDYAYDNTFPPNPNAHVYLYQYLKRHNTTDKKLMKALKVLHVLVPSHELMLEYSSLLLQSEKKSDLQKALGVILEMLDFACWRGNVDVWKRLKAIIQKLQLQEDWKDVVSEKMAARKDWWPALHFTRFHASQDSEENPELKEVKASLTKILCPDLTLKYSAGQKTIVD from the exons ATGGATGACTTGGAAAAAGAGCTCGGGCCTCTCGACGACTTAGAGGATGACAATGATTCCTCAGATGACCACTCTTCAATAGgaacaaaaaagtcaaagcTCCCTCTGGTTAATCCCATTTGTGAAG AGACACTGAAGGAAACCGGGTTTCACCAGAGTATGCGAGCCTGTCTGGAGCAAATCAGAGACGCCATGCTGCATCATAGATGGCAAGAGGCAGCCGAGTACATGCCATGTTACTCACAAATGTTAGAGGACACGAGCCATAGCACAGCTCAGCAGTCTAAGGAG CTTTTTTGGAGAATCAGCACTGAGATCCTTCACCATCACCCAAACTCAAGGCTGGAAGACTACAACAACATCTATGAACGAATGAAACACTCCGGAGTTAAACATTACCTGATG ATCTGTCTGGAACATTCATTCTACCTAATGCTTAATGGCCACATCGAGGATGCAAAGCATCAGCTTTCTGTTGCTGAGAGTTGGAGGCATGGGAAGGAGTCAGCAGCTCAGTATCAGAGGACGAAACTGATCCAGGCCTACAGGAGTTTACTTGATTACATCATCTGGTGTGACAAAAAGTTCACACACTCCAAAACTG ATTATCATGACGCTGGTGACAACCAAGACATGCACAGCTACTTCAGACAGGCCTCCGTGAATCTAAAGGAGATTTTGAAAAATCCTGGCGTTTGGGATCCCTTCATACTGAGTTATGTTGAG ATGCTGGAGTTCTATGAGGATCACGATGAGGCTTTAAAAGTCCTGAATGACTACGCTTATGACAACACTTTCCCACCCAATCCCAACGCACATGTCTACCTGTACCAGTACTTAAAGCGGCACAATACTACAGACAAGAAACTGATGAAAGCACTGAAG GTCCTTCATGTGTTGGTCCCAAGCCATGAGCTGATGTTGGAGTACAGCTCTCTCCTTCTTCAGTCAG agaaaaaaagtgacCTTCAGAAAGCATTAGGAGTCATTCTGGAAATGCTGGACTTTGCCTGCTGGAGAGGCAACGTGGATGTATGGAAGAGATTAAAAGCCATTATTCAGAAATTACAATTACA AGAGGACTGGAAGGATGTTGTCTCTGAAAAAATGGCTGCTAGAAAAGACTGGTGGCCTGCGCTGCACTTCACAAGATTCCACGCCAGTCAAGACTCTGAGGAGAACCCGGAGCTCAAGGAGGTGAAGGCATCACTGACAAAAATCCTTTGCCCAG ACCTCACACTGAAGTACTCAGCTGGACAGAAAACCATTGTAGATTGA
- the dusp10 gene encoding dual specificity protein phosphatase 10, translated as MPPSPLDDRIVVALPRPIRPQELQLRLDTSYLDSIATTSSSKTVISTTVVKIRATANLVTYMPSSKGSTRSLSCGCSSASCCSVTTYEKDSQSLNHSQVSASSPNLSYAGAPTPMVSNHEALSAPSLTPGTPKALSAVRVIHPNELAKRMTRCPMGHPVGPIPVIIDCRPFMEYNKSHIRGAVHINCSDKISRRRLQQGKITVLDLISCREGKDSYKGIFSKEIVVYDESTTDPGRLTFSQPLHVVLESLRREGKDPIILKGGLSCFRQSHENLCEHSLHLHEGLDTGAAAGLALPHSLPSTPDIENAELTPILPFLYLGNEHDAQDINLLQRYNIGYILNVTTHLPLYHYDTGLFIYKRLPATDSNKQNLRQYFEEAFEFIEEAHQAGMGLLIHCQAGVSRSATIVIAYLMKHTWMTMTDAYKFVKTRRPIISPNLNFMGQLLEFEEDLNNGITPRILTPKLTGVETVV; from the exons ATGCCTCCATCTCCTCTTGACGACAGAATTGTGGTGGCGCTGCCAAGGCCGATTCGACCTCAGGAACTCCAACTGCGCCTGGACACCAGCTACCTGGACTCCATcgccaccaccagcagcagcaagacAGTCATCAGCACCACCGTGGTGAAGATCCGGGCGACGGCCAATCTTGTAACGTATATGCCCTCATCCAAGGGCTCCACGCGCTCGTTGTCGTGTGGGTGCAGCAGtgccagctgctgctctgtgactACCTATGAGAAGGACAGCCAGAGCCTCAACCACAGCCAGGTGAGCGCCAGCAGCCCTAACCTCAGCTATGCTGGTGCCCCGACTCCTATGGTCAGCAACCATGAAGCATTAAGCGCCCCCAGTCTCACCCCTGGCACCCCGAAGGCCCTGTCAGCCGTGAGGGTCATCCACCCCAATGAGCTGGCCAAACGGATGACTCGCTGCCCCATGGGACACCCTGTGGGGCCCATACCGGTTATCATCGACTGCCGGCCCTTCATGGAGTACAACAAGAGCCACATCCGGGGGGCCGTGCACATCAACTGCTCCGACAAGATCAGCCGGCGACGGCTGCAGCAGGGCAAGATCACTGTGCTGGACCTCATATCCTGCCGTGAGGGCAAGGACTCTTATAAGGGCATCTTCTCCAAAGAGATTGTGGTTTACGACGAGAGCACCACGGACCCGGGCAGGCTGACGTTCTCCCAGCCACTGCATGTGGTCCTGGAGTCACTGAGGAGGGAGGGCAAGGACCCCATCATCCTCAAAG GAGGACTTAGCTGCTTCAGACAGAGCCACGAGAACCTGTGTGAGCACTCGCTGCACCTCCACGAAGGTTTGGACACCGGCGCAGCTGCCGGCCTGGCGCTACCTCACTCCCTGCCCTCCACCCCGGACATCGAGAACGCAGAGCTGACGCCAATCCTGCCCTTTCTCTACCTGGGGAACGAGCACGACGCTCAGGACATCAACCTGCTGCAGCGCTACAACATTGGCTACATCCTCAACGTGACCACCCACCTGCCGCTCTACCACTACGACACAGGCCTCTTCATCTACAAGCGCCTCCCCGCCACAGACAGCAACAAGCAGAACCTGCGGCAGTACTTCGAGGAGGCGTTTGAATTCATAG AGGAAGCACATCAAGCAGGTATGGGCCTTCTGATCCACTGCCAGGCAGGCGTTTCTCGTTCAGCCACCATCGTGATCGCCTACCTGATGAAGCACACCTGGATGACCATGACGGACGCCTACAAGTTCGTCAAAACCAGGAGGCCCATCATCTCCCCGAACCTCAACTTCATGGGCCAGCTGTTGGAGTTCGAGGAGGACCTCAACAACGGAATAACGCCACGAATCCTCACACCAAAGCTGACCGGTGTGGAAACCGTCGTCTAA